Proteins encoded by one window of Vigna radiata var. radiata cultivar VC1973A chromosome 5, Vradiata_ver6, whole genome shotgun sequence:
- the LOC106759678 gene encoding uncharacterized protein LOC106759678 isoform X1 produces the protein MGYFDLNIPYSQPSPTNKVAEQSNRTRLAVKAMELGYTGIAYNITIKGVMSDHHRCSIPPLTLSSLLNVLPSLSLSANLHRSLLGVPLSTPFRQYTRLTVCVDNASQAQALNSGNPILKTYDLVAVKPFNQTAFDLACQTMEVDIISIDFSAKLPFRLKQPMVKVAMQRGVCFEVTYSGLFADIQKRRQLISSAKLLMDWTRGHNIVFSSAAPTVNELRGPCDVANLLSLFGLSKERANAAISKNCRILLANSLRKKRFYKEAVRVEVLSTDGASHSKEDRYQELLQWDPISSGEGDILLNDVQKSSLFSCKASKTEKAIDFGSLVNSLPSNSFEIKNFLPANNVLTACLHNKINSPPVTQKLDQSATIPNNFTEHSNIHDICREQDENPLSDAVTKSYSLSRDHVFEKNMQNGISDAVNFKETNISAALDSTFPDDKVNFLPVAKKLNQSAPVPNNLTVQPDRLDACPEQGETSQPLKQSEGFLEKNMHSGTTKAFNFMEMDISTTATKLKKSSTDSNVDLVQLETKAFDSESNLSISSNTLNTLKPHENEKLSGSLLEGHDIVQKVDIFDSIIPAPFHDKHYSDKSSDINLNEVVKIHATLPNEDLKTFISDTSVEGKQFDKQHDAVELEKQQLKSYDAMEMEDNSKAAGHLSPDVVMQDKEEFGEVMTESDQLAPVHRVSGALKLKRRTPRELPVFPFKRLLNPTAFKKKAKKRKSRPKLK, from the exons ATGGGTTACTTCGATCTCAACATTCCCTATTCCCAACCCTCACCCACCAACAAGGTCGCCGAACAAAGCAACCGCACCAGGCTTGCGGTGAAGGCCATGGAGTTGGGTTACACCGGAATCGCTTACAACATCACCATCAAAGGCGTCATGTCCGACCACCACCGTTGCTCCATTCCCCCTCTCACCCTCTCCTCTCTCCTCAACGTTCTtccctctctctccctctccgCTAATCTTCATCGCTCCCTCCTCGGTGTTCCGCTCTCCACTCCCTTCCGTCAGTACACGCGTCTTACCGTTTGCGTCGACAACGCTTCCCAGGCCCAGGCTCTCAATTCGGGGAACCCCATATTGAAAACCTACGATCTCGTCGCTGTAAAACCCTTCAATCAGACCGCCTTTGATCTTGCGTGTCAGACCATGGAG GTGGATATTATCTCGATTGATTTTTCAGCTAAATTGCCCTTTAGATTGAAGCAGCCTATGGTTAAAGTAGCAATGCAG CGTGGGGTTTGTTTTGAAGTCACGTATTCTGGTTTGTTTGCTGATATTCAAAAGAGGAGACAGTTAATTTCCAGTGCTAAG TTGTTGATGGACTGGACTCGTGGACACAACATTGTATTTTCAAGTGCTGCCCCTACTGTGAATGAGCTCAGAGGACCTTGTGATGTTGCCAACTTGTTGTCATTGTTTGGACTCTCCAAGGAACGAGCTAATGCCGCCATTTCTAAAAACTGTAG GATTCTTTTAGCAAATTCTTTAAggaaaaaaagattttataaagaGGCAGTAAGGGTAGAAGTTTTGTCGACAGATGGAGCATCTCATTCCAAGGAAGATCGGTATCAAGAGTTACTACAGTGGGATCCTATCTCCAGTGGTGAAGGTGATATCCTCTTGAATGACGTGCAGAAATCTTCTTTGTTCTCCTGTAAAGCATCAAAAACTGAAAAAGCCATTGACTTTGGTTCACTGGTCAACAGCCTTCCATCCAATAGTTTTGAAATCAAGAATTTCTTACCTGCAAACAATGTTTTAACTGCCTGtttacacaataaaataaactctCCACCCGTTACCCAAAAACTAGATCAGTCAGCAACCATACCTAACAACTTCACTGAGCATTCCAACATACATGATATTTGTCGTGAGCAAGATGAAAACCCCTTATCAGATGCTGTAACAAAAAGTTACAGTTTGAGCCGTGATCatgtttttgagaaaaatatgcAGAATGGAATATCTGATGCTGTCAATTTTAAGGAGACAAACATTTCCGCTGCTCTTGATTCTACCTTCCCCGATGATAAAGTAAACTTCCTTCCAGTTGCCAAAAAATTAAATCAGTCAGCTCCTGTGCCTAACAACTTAACGGTGCAGCCTGATAGGCTTGATGCTTGTCCTGAGCAAGGTGAAACCTCCCAACCACTGAAACAAAGTGAGGGTTTTTTGGAGAAAAATATGCACAGTGGAACTACCAAAGCTTTCAATTTTATGGAGATGGACATTTCAACAACTGCCAcaaagttgaaaaaaagttCTACTGATTCAAATGTTGATCTTGTCCAGCTTGAAACAAAAGCATTTGATTCAGAATCAAACTTAAGCATCTCAAGCAATACATTGAATACTCTAAAACCACATGAAAACGAGAAACTTTCTGGATCTTTACTAGAGGGGCATGATATTGTTCAGAAAGTAGATATCTTTGATAGTATTATTCCTGCACCGTTTCATGATAAACACTATAGTGACAAAAGTtctgatattaatttaaatgaagTCGTCAAGATTCATGCAACTTTGCCAAATGaagatttaaaaacatttatttctgATACTTCAGTGGAGGGTAAACAGTTTGACAAACAGCATGATGCAGTTGAACTTGAGAAGCAACAGCTAAAATCTTATGATGCGATGGAAATGGAAGATAATTCTAAAGCTGCCGGCCATTTAAGTCCGGATGTTGTAATGCAAGATAAAGAGGAGTTTGGTGAAGTGATGACCGAATCCGATCAATTAGCCCCAGTTCATCGTGTATCAG GTGCATTGAAACTTAAGCGAAGGACACCTCGGGAACTACCTGTATTCCCCTTCAAGAGATTGCTAAATCCAACGGCATTTAAGAAGAAAgctaaaaaaagaaagagcagACCTAAgctaaagtaa
- the LOC106759678 gene encoding uncharacterized protein LOC106759678 isoform X2 → MKPSKRPINPQSEKDKLMNRKGEPKLPNVDIISIDFSAKLPFRLKQPMVKVAMQRGVCFEVTYSGLFADIQKRRQLISSAKLLMDWTRGHNIVFSSAAPTVNELRGPCDVANLLSLFGLSKERANAAISKNCRILLANSLRKKRFYKEAVRVEVLSTDGASHSKEDRYQELLQWDPISSGEGDILLNDVQKSSLFSCKASKTEKAIDFGSLVNSLPSNSFEIKNFLPANNVLTACLHNKINSPPVTQKLDQSATIPNNFTEHSNIHDICREQDENPLSDAVTKSYSLSRDHVFEKNMQNGISDAVNFKETNISAALDSTFPDDKVNFLPVAKKLNQSAPVPNNLTVQPDRLDACPEQGETSQPLKQSEGFLEKNMHSGTTKAFNFMEMDISTTATKLKKSSTDSNVDLVQLETKAFDSESNLSISSNTLNTLKPHENEKLSGSLLEGHDIVQKVDIFDSIIPAPFHDKHYSDKSSDINLNEVVKIHATLPNEDLKTFISDTSVEGKQFDKQHDAVELEKQQLKSYDAMEMEDNSKAAGHLSPDVVMQDKEEFGEVMTESDQLAPVHRVSGALKLKRRTPRELPVFPFKRLLNPTAFKKKAKKRKSRPKLK, encoded by the exons ATGAAACCATCAAAACGACCCATAAACCCTCAATCAGAAAAGGACAAATTGATGAACAGAAAGGGAGAACCGAAGTTACCAAAT GTGGATATTATCTCGATTGATTTTTCAGCTAAATTGCCCTTTAGATTGAAGCAGCCTATGGTTAAAGTAGCAATGCAG CGTGGGGTTTGTTTTGAAGTCACGTATTCTGGTTTGTTTGCTGATATTCAAAAGAGGAGACAGTTAATTTCCAGTGCTAAG TTGTTGATGGACTGGACTCGTGGACACAACATTGTATTTTCAAGTGCTGCCCCTACTGTGAATGAGCTCAGAGGACCTTGTGATGTTGCCAACTTGTTGTCATTGTTTGGACTCTCCAAGGAACGAGCTAATGCCGCCATTTCTAAAAACTGTAG GATTCTTTTAGCAAATTCTTTAAggaaaaaaagattttataaagaGGCAGTAAGGGTAGAAGTTTTGTCGACAGATGGAGCATCTCATTCCAAGGAAGATCGGTATCAAGAGTTACTACAGTGGGATCCTATCTCCAGTGGTGAAGGTGATATCCTCTTGAATGACGTGCAGAAATCTTCTTTGTTCTCCTGTAAAGCATCAAAAACTGAAAAAGCCATTGACTTTGGTTCACTGGTCAACAGCCTTCCATCCAATAGTTTTGAAATCAAGAATTTCTTACCTGCAAACAATGTTTTAACTGCCTGtttacacaataaaataaactctCCACCCGTTACCCAAAAACTAGATCAGTCAGCAACCATACCTAACAACTTCACTGAGCATTCCAACATACATGATATTTGTCGTGAGCAAGATGAAAACCCCTTATCAGATGCTGTAACAAAAAGTTACAGTTTGAGCCGTGATCatgtttttgagaaaaatatgcAGAATGGAATATCTGATGCTGTCAATTTTAAGGAGACAAACATTTCCGCTGCTCTTGATTCTACCTTCCCCGATGATAAAGTAAACTTCCTTCCAGTTGCCAAAAAATTAAATCAGTCAGCTCCTGTGCCTAACAACTTAACGGTGCAGCCTGATAGGCTTGATGCTTGTCCTGAGCAAGGTGAAACCTCCCAACCACTGAAACAAAGTGAGGGTTTTTTGGAGAAAAATATGCACAGTGGAACTACCAAAGCTTTCAATTTTATGGAGATGGACATTTCAACAACTGCCAcaaagttgaaaaaaagttCTACTGATTCAAATGTTGATCTTGTCCAGCTTGAAACAAAAGCATTTGATTCAGAATCAAACTTAAGCATCTCAAGCAATACATTGAATACTCTAAAACCACATGAAAACGAGAAACTTTCTGGATCTTTACTAGAGGGGCATGATATTGTTCAGAAAGTAGATATCTTTGATAGTATTATTCCTGCACCGTTTCATGATAAACACTATAGTGACAAAAGTtctgatattaatttaaatgaagTCGTCAAGATTCATGCAACTTTGCCAAATGaagatttaaaaacatttatttctgATACTTCAGTGGAGGGTAAACAGTTTGACAAACAGCATGATGCAGTTGAACTTGAGAAGCAACAGCTAAAATCTTATGATGCGATGGAAATGGAAGATAATTCTAAAGCTGCCGGCCATTTAAGTCCGGATGTTGTAATGCAAGATAAAGAGGAGTTTGGTGAAGTGATGACCGAATCCGATCAATTAGCCCCAGTTCATCGTGTATCAG GTGCATTGAAACTTAAGCGAAGGACACCTCGGGAACTACCTGTATTCCCCTTCAAGAGATTGCTAAATCCAACGGCATTTAAGAAGAAAgctaaaaaaagaaagagcagACCTAAgctaaagtaa